A window of the Cystobacter fuscus DSM 2262 genome harbors these coding sequences:
- the lepB gene encoding signal peptidase I produces the protein MQRPAEAPRARGRWMKLLVDFSPLLLLLVGRASLADHYHVPSGSMEPTLQVKDHIVVDKRAYGLRVPLTHLWLTENEPQRGDVILFDSPVDGRVMVKRLVGVPGDRIAFDGESLLLNGERIPQQLTPDGARLEFLPGALHPIHPETDQGPPLSEVKVPARQYLVLGDHRGNSADSRYWGFVPRENLLGRAVAVVYSQREGLSAGERWWLPLIPEEGTGLDPRLTR, from the coding sequence CCGCGCCCGCGGCCGATGGATGAAGCTCCTCGTCGATTTCTCTCCCCTGCTCCTGCTGCTCGTCGGCCGGGCCAGCCTCGCCGACCACTACCACGTGCCCTCCGGCTCCATGGAGCCCACGCTCCAGGTGAAGGATCACATCGTCGTGGACAAGCGCGCCTATGGCCTGCGCGTTCCGCTCACCCACCTCTGGCTCACCGAGAACGAACCCCAGCGCGGTGACGTCATCCTCTTCGACTCGCCCGTGGATGGACGCGTCATGGTCAAGCGGCTGGTGGGTGTGCCGGGTGACCGGATCGCCTTCGACGGCGAGTCGCTCCTGCTCAATGGCGAGCGCATCCCCCAACAGCTCACCCCGGACGGCGCGCGCCTCGAGTTCCTCCCGGGCGCCCTCCACCCGATCCACCCCGAGACGGACCAGGGCCCGCCCCTGAGCGAGGTGAAGGTGCCCGCGCGGCAATACCTCGTCCTCGGAGACCACCGGGGCAACTCGGCCGACAGCCGGTACTGGGGCTTCGTTCCCCGAGAGAACCTGCTGGGCCGGGCGGTGGCCGTCGTCTACAGCCAGCGCGAGGGGCTCTCCGCCGGGGAGCGCTGGTGGCTGCCGCTGATCCCGGAGGAAGGCACCGGCCTCGACCCGCGCCTCACCCGCTGA
- a CDS encoding alpha/beta fold hydrolase, with translation MPIAELNHQGIYFEDSGGPGPVLILGHGFLMDGRMFDAQAEALAPEFRVIRWDARGFGRTRWDGQPFSLYDSAADCIALLDHLGIQRAVVGGLSQGGYCALRVALRYPERVRGLVLMSTSGSMDGEQGRAGYRQVRDLWGTPGAMENILQLYSRVIIGDSRFLSPWLERWRQTPKAAFVAATNNLLERDDIEPRLGEIRCPAIVFHGLADAAIPVSEAQVLVDALGGRTRYVPIPGAAHAPTLTHPELLNPPLVEFMREFSG, from the coding sequence ATGCCCATCGCCGAACTCAACCACCAAGGCATCTACTTCGAGGACTCTGGCGGCCCGGGTCCCGTGCTCATCCTGGGACATGGCTTCCTCATGGACGGCCGCATGTTCGACGCGCAGGCCGAGGCGCTCGCCCCCGAGTTCCGCGTCATCCGCTGGGACGCCCGGGGCTTCGGGCGCACGCGGTGGGACGGCCAGCCCTTCAGCCTCTATGACTCCGCCGCGGACTGCATCGCGTTGCTCGACCACCTGGGCATCCAGCGGGCGGTCGTCGGCGGCCTGTCCCAGGGTGGCTATTGCGCCCTGCGCGTCGCGCTGCGCTACCCCGAGCGTGTGCGCGGCCTCGTGTTGATGAGCACCAGCGGAAGCATGGACGGAGAGCAGGGCCGTGCCGGCTACCGGCAGGTGCGAGACCTGTGGGGGACTCCCGGCGCCATGGAGAACATCCTCCAGCTCTATTCGCGGGTCATCATCGGCGACTCGCGCTTCCTCAGCCCCTGGCTCGAGCGGTGGCGCCAGACGCCCAAGGCCGCCTTCGTCGCCGCGACGAACAACCTCCTCGAGCGGGATGACATCGAGCCCCGGCTCGGGGAGATCCGCTGCCCGGCCATCGTCTTCCATGGCCTCGCCGACGCGGCGATTCCCGTCTCCGAGGCACAGGTGCTCGTCGACGCCCTCGGGGGTCGCACGCGCTACGTTCCCATTCCGGGCGCCGCGCATGCGCCCACCCTGACGCATCCGGAGCTGCTCAATCCACCGCTGGTGGAGTTCATGCGGGAGTTCAGCGGGTGA
- a CDS encoding HEAT repeat domain-containing protein, producing MQRPISKAIGTLGVLLLIALGVALISRPPDSSRSASAEAPAPPSSVPSGAPTAAAPPGAASPALPGERKPKEEILPMPGCWEGVAEFDKNGSLDTFRQALSAAAAAGDSDLLLYLQERLTELIANDAGKALQVLEWAEKSAPPELGVYMEAMKHAPAVQQPQVVERLLKMGEDPGAQLGTRAAAVDALETQKRLSPTNIQRLKALAMEPATDSAGWVATRTIGRVMKEDYERTGTFAPYWNELLDVGEKSEDLAVRLLALEMPSYSDPLIGDETMDRLASIMRKDPERDVREMAAFRLAVTGEPQKALEAYRTAFPLEKDECVRWALFRFAVRAGGPEALPLLQQMAAQDARFAQDYQDFKRLYAEGTVDFARIWLGVQERHRCTIEEGAPHQ from the coding sequence ATGCAACGACCCATCTCCAAGGCCATCGGCACCCTCGGTGTGCTGCTGCTCATCGCCCTCGGAGTGGCGCTGATCTCGCGCCCTCCGGACTCCTCCCGGAGTGCCTCCGCGGAGGCGCCGGCCCCGCCGTCTTCCGTCCCGAGCGGCGCTCCCACCGCCGCCGCTCCACCCGGAGCGGCGAGCCCCGCCCTGCCCGGGGAGCGCAAGCCGAAGGAGGAGATCCTGCCCATGCCCGGGTGCTGGGAGGGCGTGGCGGAGTTCGACAAGAACGGCTCGCTGGACACCTTCCGCCAGGCGCTGAGCGCCGCGGCGGCGGCGGGGGACAGTGATCTGCTGCTCTACCTCCAGGAGCGGCTCACGGAGCTCATCGCGAACGACGCGGGCAAGGCGCTCCAGGTGCTCGAGTGGGCGGAGAAGTCCGCGCCGCCGGAGCTGGGCGTCTACATGGAGGCGATGAAGCACGCGCCCGCCGTCCAGCAGCCCCAGGTGGTCGAGCGCCTGCTGAAGATGGGCGAGGACCCGGGCGCGCAGCTCGGCACCCGCGCCGCCGCCGTGGACGCGCTGGAGACGCAGAAGCGCCTGTCCCCCACGAACATCCAGCGCCTCAAGGCGCTCGCGATGGAGCCGGCCACGGACTCGGCGGGCTGGGTGGCCACGCGCACCATCGGCCGGGTGATGAAGGAGGACTACGAGCGCACCGGCACCTTCGCTCCCTATTGGAACGAGCTGCTCGACGTGGGCGAGAAGTCCGAGGACCTGGCCGTGCGCCTGCTGGCGCTCGAGATGCCCTCCTACTCGGATCCCCTCATCGGCGACGAGACGATGGATCGGCTCGCGAGCATCATGCGCAAGGATCCCGAGCGGGACGTGCGCGAGATGGCCGCCTTCCGGCTCGCCGTCACCGGAGAGCCCCAGAAGGCCCTGGAGGCCTACCGCACGGCCTTCCCGCTGGAGAAGGATGAGTGCGTGCGCTGGGCCCTCTTCCGCTTCGCCGTGCGCGCCGGCGGACCCGAGGCCCTGCCCCTGCTCCAGCAGATGGCCGCACAGGACGCGCGCTTCGCGCAGGACTACCAGGACTTCAAACGGCTCTACGCCGAGGGCACCGTGGACTTCGCCCGGATCTGGCTCGGCGTCCAGGAGCGCCACCGCTGCACCATCGAGGAAGGGGCACCCCACCAATGA
- a CDS encoding HEAT repeat domain-containing protein — protein sequence MISPLPSALARRASWWRATLLASATWLLPTTTHAAEAATPLQQTACSFSGMIDELRVALKSGSPAYRKYARERLKTAARVMPADELRAAVQDERDPDTLEALGMALASKSSFTEDATLVQPLLARASGDADPKARAAAIRGLRGTGSVDLMTKNGGVVTYEQLIRDSAPEVRQAVVDNLIHESAKVYFGHERTVSEAAVSAALASKDPQAAAKLLSEVSMEAVGHDTVERLRQQLRSDDPALRGAAATALGGVPGAESSAMRNALVSLYRDEKDPAVRKAALQGLVRLGMGGARSTLESLRGVAPGMDPEIDAWQSALKLGLQEWHLLLREKERLRR from the coding sequence ATGATCTCCCCGCTCCCCTCCGCCCTCGCGAGGCGCGCGTCCTGGTGGCGCGCGACGCTCCTGGCCTCGGCCACCTGGCTGCTGCCCACCACCACCCACGCCGCCGAGGCCGCCACGCCCCTGCAGCAGACGGCGTGCTCGTTCTCCGGGATGATCGACGAGCTGCGCGTGGCGTTGAAATCGGGCTCGCCCGCCTACCGCAAGTACGCCCGGGAGCGGCTCAAGACCGCCGCGCGCGTCATGCCCGCGGACGAGCTGCGCGCGGCCGTGCAGGACGAGCGCGACCCGGACACCCTGGAGGCGCTGGGCATGGCGCTCGCCAGCAAGTCCTCGTTCACGGAGGACGCCACGCTCGTGCAGCCGCTGCTCGCCCGCGCGTCGGGCGACGCGGACCCCAAGGCCCGGGCCGCGGCGATCCGGGGCCTGCGGGGCACCGGCTCCGTGGATCTCATGACGAAGAACGGCGGCGTGGTGACGTACGAGCAGCTCATCCGCGACAGCGCCCCCGAGGTGCGTCAGGCCGTGGTGGACAACCTCATCCACGAGAGCGCCAAGGTGTACTTCGGCCACGAGCGCACCGTGTCCGAGGCGGCCGTGTCCGCGGCGCTGGCCTCGAAGGATCCCCAGGCGGCCGCGAAGCTGCTGTCCGAGGTGTCCATGGAGGCGGTGGGCCACGACACGGTGGAGCGGTTGCGCCAGCAGCTGCGCTCGGACGACCCCGCCCTGCGCGGGGCGGCGGCCACGGCGCTCGGCGGCGTGCCGGGAGCCGAGTCCTCCGCCATGCGCAACGCCCTCGTGTCGCTCTACCGCGACGAGAAGGATCCGGCGGTGCGCAAGGCGGCGCTGCAGGGGCTCGTGCGGCTGGGCATGGGGGGTGCCCGCTCCACGCTCGAGTCCCTGCGAGGCGTGGCCCCCGGGATGGATCCGGAGATCGACGCCTGGCAGTCCGCGCTCAAGCTCGGGCTGCAGGAGTGGCACCTGTTGCTGCGCGAGAAGGAGCGCCTGCGCAGGTAG
- a CDS encoding bifunctional acetate--CoA ligase family protein/GNAT family N-acetyltransferase yields MDPTNRPPPSDPSYDLLHQRDRHPLDALFAPRSVAVIGASEKPGSVGRTLLWNLISSPFGGTVYPINPKRKNVLGITAWPSLRALPEPVELAVIATPAATVPDVMRECAEVGVKNALIISAGFKEVGGEGARLEQEVLELARRARIRVLGPNCLGVMRPPNGLNATFAGSVARPGNVAFISQSGALLTAILDWSQREAVGFSAIVSLGSMMDVGWGDIIDYLGDDPRTRSILIYMESVGDARSFLSAARAVALHKPIIVIKAGRTAQAAAAAASHTGSLVGSDEVLSAAFRRAGVLRVDSIADLFYMAEVLARQPRPDGRRLTVLTNAGGPGVLATDALVMGGGELARLSDTTREQLTTFLPPAWSHGNPVDILGDADPERYARALKVTGADENSDGLLVILTPQDMTKPTQTAELLKPYARMGKPIIASWMGGSEVSAGERILNDAGIPTFGYPDTAARIFNYMWRYSYNLAGLYETPVLTEEPERREEAEALIREARRAGRTMLTEYESKRLLAAYGIPTVETRLASSADEAVREARALGFPVVVKLNSQHVTHKTDVGGVRLDLRTEEAVREAFDGIRQKLEEMGQPDAFQGVTVQPMVKLDGYELILGSGLDAQFGPVLLFGTGGTLVEVFRDRALGLPPLNTTLARRMMEQTRIHEALRGVRGRKPVDLAALQKLMVRFSHLVVEQRLIKEVDINPLLVSEERMIALDARVVLHGPEVTEAELPRLAILPYPQRYVDRWRASDGEELHIRPIRPEDEPKMVEFHHTLSEQSVFLRYAGMMKLDQRVAHERLARICFIDYGREMALLATRADGTVLGVGRLTRLPGTEAAEFALLISDVVQRQGLGSEMLQRLVTVGRDWGLRYIVADILSRNGAMQHVCRKLGFHIHEGELGDDMVKAVKKLD; encoded by the coding sequence ATGGATCCGACGAACCGTCCGCCCCCCAGCGACCCGTCGTACGACCTGCTGCACCAGCGAGACCGCCATCCGCTCGACGCCCTCTTCGCGCCGCGCAGCGTGGCGGTGATTGGGGCGAGCGAGAAGCCAGGGAGCGTGGGACGCACGCTGCTGTGGAACCTCATCAGCAGCCCCTTCGGGGGCACCGTCTACCCCATCAATCCCAAGCGCAAGAACGTGCTGGGCATCACCGCCTGGCCCTCGTTGCGCGCGCTGCCGGAGCCGGTGGAGCTGGCCGTCATCGCGACCCCGGCGGCCACGGTGCCCGACGTGATGCGCGAGTGCGCCGAGGTGGGGGTGAAGAACGCCCTCATCATCTCCGCGGGCTTCAAGGAGGTGGGCGGCGAGGGCGCGCGGCTGGAGCAGGAGGTGCTGGAGCTCGCCCGGCGGGCGCGCATCCGGGTGCTCGGCCCCAACTGCCTGGGCGTGATGCGGCCACCCAACGGGCTCAACGCCACCTTCGCGGGGAGCGTGGCGCGGCCGGGCAACGTGGCCTTCATCAGTCAGAGTGGCGCGCTGCTCACGGCCATCCTCGACTGGAGCCAGCGCGAGGCCGTGGGCTTCAGCGCCATCGTGTCCCTGGGCTCGATGATGGACGTGGGCTGGGGCGACATCATCGACTACCTCGGGGATGACCCGCGCACGCGCAGCATCCTCATCTACATGGAGTCCGTGGGCGACGCGCGCTCGTTCCTGTCGGCGGCGCGCGCGGTGGCGCTGCACAAGCCCATCATCGTCATCAAGGCGGGGCGCACCGCCCAGGCGGCCGCGGCGGCGGCCTCGCACACGGGCTCGCTGGTGGGCAGCGACGAGGTGCTCAGCGCCGCCTTCCGCCGCGCGGGCGTGCTGCGCGTGGACTCCATCGCGGACCTCTTCTACATGGCCGAGGTGCTCGCCCGGCAGCCGCGCCCCGACGGACGCCGCCTCACCGTGCTCACCAACGCCGGAGGCCCCGGCGTGCTGGCCACGGACGCGCTGGTGATGGGAGGCGGAGAGTTGGCGCGGCTGTCGGACACCACGCGCGAGCAGCTCACCACCTTCCTGCCGCCCGCCTGGAGCCACGGCAACCCGGTGGACATCCTCGGCGACGCCGACCCCGAGCGCTACGCGCGGGCACTCAAGGTCACGGGCGCGGACGAGAACAGCGATGGCCTGCTCGTCATCCTCACGCCCCAGGACATGACGAAGCCCACGCAGACGGCGGAGTTGCTCAAGCCCTACGCGCGCATGGGCAAACCCATCATCGCCAGTTGGATGGGCGGCTCGGAGGTGAGCGCGGGCGAGCGCATCCTCAACGACGCGGGGATTCCCACGTTCGGCTACCCGGACACGGCCGCGCGCATCTTCAATTACATGTGGCGCTACTCGTACAACCTGGCGGGCTTGTACGAGACCCCCGTGCTGACGGAGGAGCCCGAGCGGCGCGAGGAGGCCGAGGCGCTCATCCGCGAGGCACGCCGCGCGGGCCGCACGATGCTCACGGAGTACGAGTCCAAGCGGCTGCTGGCGGCCTATGGGATTCCCACGGTGGAGACCCGGCTGGCGTCGAGCGCGGACGAGGCGGTGCGCGAGGCCCGGGCGCTGGGCTTTCCCGTGGTGGTCAAGCTCAACTCCCAGCACGTCACCCACAAGACGGACGTGGGCGGGGTGCGACTGGACCTGCGCACGGAGGAGGCGGTGCGCGAGGCCTTCGACGGCATCCGCCAGAAGCTCGAGGAGATGGGACAGCCGGACGCCTTCCAGGGCGTGACGGTGCAGCCCATGGTGAAGCTGGACGGCTACGAGCTCATCCTGGGCAGTGGGCTGGACGCGCAATTCGGGCCGGTGTTGCTGTTTGGCACCGGCGGCACGCTAGTGGAGGTGTTCAGGGATCGGGCGCTGGGCCTGCCCCCGCTCAACACCACGCTGGCGCGGCGGATGATGGAGCAGACGCGCATCCACGAGGCCCTGCGCGGCGTGCGCGGACGCAAGCCGGTGGACCTGGCGGCTCTGCAGAAGCTGATGGTGCGCTTCAGCCACCTGGTGGTGGAGCAACGCCTCATCAAGGAGGTGGACATCAACCCGCTGCTCGTCTCGGAGGAGCGGATGATCGCGCTGGATGCGCGCGTGGTGCTGCACGGGCCCGAGGTGACGGAGGCCGAGCTGCCCCGGCTGGCCATCCTCCCCTACCCCCAGCGCTACGTGGACCGGTGGCGGGCGAGTGACGGCGAGGAGCTGCACATCCGCCCCATCCGGCCCGAGGACGAGCCGAAGATGGTGGAGTTCCACCACACACTCTCCGAGCAGTCGGTGTTCCTGCGCTACGCGGGGATGATGAAGCTGGACCAGCGCGTGGCGCACGAGCGGCTCGCGCGCATCTGCTTCATCGACTACGGGCGGGAGATGGCGCTGCTGGCCACCCGGGCGGACGGTACGGTGCTCGGGGTGGGACGGCTCACGCGCCTGCCCGGAACGGAGGCCGCGGAGTTCGCCCTGCTCATCAGCGACGTGGTGCAGCGCCAGGGCCTGGGCTCGGAGATGCTCCAGCGACTGGTGACGGTGGGCCGCGACTGGGGCCTGCGCTACATCGTGGCGGACATCCTGTCGCGCAATGGCGCGATGCAGCACGTCTGCCGCAAGCTGGGCTTCCACATCCACGAGGGGGAGCTCGGGGATGATATGGTCAAGGCCGTGAAGAAGCTGGACTGA
- a CDS encoding di-heme oxidoreductase family protein, whose amino-acid sequence MKYKITGLAVAMMVTGLWAGEGVAAPASGVQGSGTSAIAYINTTSWADIHYRVNNGGQINVRMVVTNGRNEHTITNLTSGATVDYNFTYWDTACNCAYDTAAARYVHGSATPDAGTPDAGTPDSGTPDSGTPDAGGPQDAGTPDSGTFDGGGTTNVVPLFNSGTALEPVLVENTSTAIITHVGDRVRDRHARESQFQAYDHFLSLYFNNRTFYLDIIDEVAKGGTQVKVNMTTTYPHEGTNFRAFFRGINTTAEYWHNGTFTRTTDDYHYTASVGYNAKEGRAIKVGDRMEIEVGVFLRQPVEGRFNYYSSTMLYIVGTGGIVPFEGVGSTLDSFPLPETAWSGGRTTLNYPYSNEPSKRFMQLATNLAPVNAQPFVEGRRIHHTHFGDGTHSESGNPVFTTQVGKLGVNYVAESCVACHKNNGRGLPQATNTTLTNMVVKVGRVSGSTVTADPQIGAKLQPRSTSGTPEADVRISGWTTTSGQFADGTAYQLRKPTYSFSNVIPTHFSARATPQLVGIGLLEAVPETAIAALSDPNDSNGDGISGRMSNVKDPQTGELRMGRFGWKAGLARVRHQVADAFNGDMGVTTSVYKSLDCGASQQGCAGTSTELSDQDLDKLVRYISLLGVPARRNLNDTQAQRGETLFQSAGCASCHKASLTTSAYHPNSELRGQTIRPYTDLLLHDMGTGLADSLPENNASGSEWRTAPLWGIGLTAGVSGGEAYLHDGRARTLSEAILWHGGEAEASKQSFVRMSAADRDALIKFLQSI is encoded by the coding sequence ATGAAATACAAAATCACTGGACTCGCCGTCGCGATGATGGTCACCGGCCTGTGGGCGGGTGAAGGTGTCGCGGCCCCCGCATCTGGAGTGCAGGGCTCGGGCACCTCCGCCATCGCGTACATCAACACCACGTCCTGGGCGGACATCCACTACCGCGTCAACAACGGCGGCCAGATCAACGTCCGCATGGTGGTCACCAACGGGCGCAATGAACATACCATCACCAACCTGACCAGCGGCGCCACCGTCGACTACAACTTCACGTATTGGGACACCGCGTGCAACTGCGCCTATGACACGGCGGCGGCCCGGTATGTCCATGGCAGCGCGACGCCGGACGCGGGCACTCCCGACGCGGGGACGCCGGACTCGGGAACGCCGGACTCGGGCACTCCCGACGCGGGCGGCCCCCAGGACGCGGGCACTCCGGACTCGGGCACCTTCGACGGCGGCGGCACCACCAACGTGGTGCCCCTGTTCAACAGCGGCACGGCCCTGGAGCCCGTCCTCGTGGAGAACACGTCCACGGCGATCATCACCCACGTGGGCGACCGCGTGCGCGACCGCCATGCCCGTGAGTCCCAATTCCAGGCATACGATCACTTCCTCAGCCTGTATTTCAACAACCGCACGTTCTACCTCGACATCATCGACGAGGTCGCCAAGGGAGGCACCCAGGTCAAGGTCAACATGACGACCACCTACCCCCATGAGGGCACCAACTTCCGCGCCTTCTTCCGGGGCATCAACACCACGGCGGAGTACTGGCACAACGGCACCTTCACCCGCACGACGGATGATTATCATTACACCGCCAGCGTGGGTTACAACGCCAAGGAGGGCCGGGCGATCAAGGTGGGCGATCGCATGGAGATCGAAGTGGGCGTCTTCCTGCGGCAGCCGGTGGAAGGACGCTTCAACTACTACTCCAGCACCATGCTCTACATCGTCGGCACCGGCGGCATCGTCCCGTTCGAGGGCGTGGGCTCCACCCTGGACTCCTTCCCGCTGCCGGAGACCGCCTGGAGCGGTGGCCGGACCACGCTCAACTACCCCTACTCGAACGAGCCCTCCAAGCGCTTCATGCAGCTGGCGACGAACCTGGCGCCCGTGAACGCGCAGCCCTTCGTCGAGGGCCGCCGCATCCACCACACCCACTTCGGGGACGGCACCCACTCCGAGTCGGGCAACCCCGTGTTCACCACGCAGGTGGGCAAGCTGGGGGTCAACTACGTGGCGGAGTCCTGTGTCGCCTGCCACAAGAACAACGGCCGCGGCCTGCCCCAGGCCACCAACACCACGCTCACCAACATGGTGGTCAAGGTGGGACGCGTCAGCGGAAGCACCGTCACCGCGGATCCGCAGATTGGCGCCAAGCTCCAGCCGCGCAGCACCAGCGGCACGCCCGAGGCCGACGTGCGCATCTCCGGCTGGACCACCACCAGTGGCCAGTTCGCCGATGGGACGGCCTACCAGCTGCGCAAGCCGACCTACAGCTTCTCCAACGTCATCCCCACGCACTTCTCGGCGCGCGCCACCCCGCAGCTCGTCGGTATCGGCCTGCTGGAGGCCGTGCCCGAGACCGCCATCGCCGCCCTGTCCGACCCCAATGACAGCAATGGCGACGGCATCTCCGGACGCATGAGCAACGTGAAGGATCCCCAGACGGGCGAGCTGCGCATGGGCCGCTTCGGCTGGAAGGCGGGCCTGGCGCGCGTGCGCCACCAGGTCGCCGATGCCTTCAATGGCGACATGGGCGTCACCACGTCCGTCTACAAGTCGCTGGACTGCGGCGCGTCGCAGCAGGGCTGCGCGGGCACCAGCACCGAGCTGAGCGATCAGGACCTCGACAAGCTCGTCCGCTACATCTCGCTGCTGGGCGTGCCGGCCCGCCGCAACCTGAACGACACCCAGGCCCAGCGTGGCGAGACGCTCTTCCAGAGCGCGGGCTGCGCGAGCTGCCACAAGGCGTCCCTCACCACGAGCGCCTACCACCCGAACTCCGAGCTGCGCGGCCAGACGATCCGCCCCTACACGGACCTGCTGCTGCACGACATGGGCACGGGCCTGGCCGACAGCCTGCCGGAGAACAACGCGTCGGGCTCGGAGTGGCGCACCGCTCCGCTGTGGGGCATCGGCCTGACGGCGGGCGTGAGCGGCGGCGAGGCCTACCTGCACGATGGCCGCGCGCGCACCTTGTCCGAGGCCATCCTCTGGCACGGCGGTGAGGCCGAGGCCTCCAAGCAGTCCTTCGTCAGGATGTCCGCCGCGGACCGCGACGCCTTGATCAAGTTCCTGCAGAGCATCTGA